In the Nocardia asteroides genome, GCACCGAAGGGTTGCGAGTCGGCAGCGTCGGCCGCGGGCTCTCCTCCGGCGCGACCGCGCCGGTGCGCGGATCCCGCAGCGCCTCGTCGCCCGGCCCGGCCTCCACGAGTTCGTGCCGCGCCCGCCCGTTCCGATCGTCGCTCGGAAGACTCTCCGCGGGCCCGAAATCACTCCGATGCCCCAGCACATCCGTCGACGCCTGCGGCACGGAGAACTCCGCCTCGAACTCGCCACGCCCCGACGCCTGCGGCACGGAGAGCTCTGCCTCGAACTCGCCACTGCCCGGCGCCTGCTGCTCGCCGAAGCCGAACTCGTCACTCCCCGAAGCGAACCCGGCCCGCTGCCCGAGCCCGGCTCCACCGTCTACCGGCGCACTCTCCCCGGGCCGCGCTTCGTAACCACCGTCCCCCGGCGCGAACTCCGCCTGCCGCGCTCCGTAGCCTTCCCGGCCGTTCCCGCCCTGCCGCGGCTCGAAAAGCTCCGAATCGCCCGCGGATTCCGCACGCCCGACGCCCCACCGCTCCGGCCGCTCGCCCGCCCGCCCCTCGGACTCGACCTGCTCGTCGACGGCAGCGGGCGCCTCGTCCCCGCGCCGCCAACCACGCCGCCGCTTCTCCCGCCGCCCGACCTCGGGCCGCTCCCCCTCGGGGGCGCGACCGCGGAACCGGGAGCGGCGCGGCGCGGGTGCGTCGTCGTCGGACGGCAGGTTCTGCACGGGTGCTTCGTAGCCGACCTGCGTGACTTCGCTCTCCGAGAGCCACGGCGGCAGCATGGGGAGGCCGTCGTCGTTGCGGCTCACCTGTCCCCCTCGATGTGCTGGACCGTTTCGCTGGACTCGGGCGTCAGTTTACGGGACCGGCCGGGCGCGGCGCGGAAGGGGCGATTTTGCCTGATCGGCGGCCCCTCGGTATCCTGGGAAGACGGTGCGCCTACAGGCATGCGTTCACCCGGGAACATTCGATCCGTTTTCGACGTTCGATTGTTCGCTGGTGCTCGGACGGTGCGGTGCAGGCGCCGGTAGGACCAGAGCAGTAATCACACCAGGTTGAGCGTAACCGGGATCGCGGAGGACATGGCGAAAAAAGACGGGGCCATCGAGGTCGAGGGTCGGGTTGTCGAGCCGCTGCCGAATGCGATGTTCCGGATCGAGCTCGAGAACGGACACAAGGTTCTCGCGCACATCAGCGGGAAGATGCGGCAGCACTACATCCGCATCCTTCCCGAGGATCGGGTGGTCGTCGAGCTGTCGCCGTACGACCTGTCCCGCGGCCGGATCGTCTACCGCTACAAGTGACGGGCTCGCCCCGCGAGCACGAAGGAAGCTTCCCCAGCCGTCGGGCTGGGGAAAAGTTGTGTCCACACACCGTGGGCCACAGTAAGAGATTGGACGGACGTGAAGGTTCAGCCGAGCGTCAAGAAGATCTGCGAGAAGTGCAAGGTGATCCGCCGGCACGGGCGGGTCATGGTGATCTGCGAGAACCTGCGGCACAAGCAGCGTCAGGGCTGACACCACCGAGCACCGATCGCTGATCGGGCTTGACCGAAGAAACTCCCAGCGCCAGCCACACGCTTGGGAACGGGTGGGTCGTGAGATCCACCCGGGCGTGTGCGCTCACCACCGGAACGGAGGCCGGTGCCCCAGACGAGGGGATGGACAGGGAGCAGACCTCCGCAACATTAAGGAACCTGCCAGATGGCACGTCTCATGGGCGTTGATCTCCCGCGCGAAAAGCGCATGGAGATCGCGCTGACCTACATTTTCGGCATCGGCCGTACCCGTTCCCACGAGATCCTCGCCGCCACCGGGGTCAGCCCCGACCTGCGGTCGAAGGATCTGAGCGACGACGACCTGACCCGGCTCCGCGATTACATCGAGGCCTCCGACCTCAAGGTCGAGGGCGACCTGCGCCGCGAGGTGCAGGCCGATATCCGCCGCAAGATCGAGATCGGCTGCTACCAGGGCATCCGGCATCGTCGCGGCCTGCCCGTGCGGGGCCAGCGCACCAAGACCAACGCGCGCACTCGTAAGGGTCCGAAGAAGACCGTCGCCGGTAAGAAGAAGTAAGGGAACCGATGCCTCCGAAGAGCCGGGCCTCGGGCCCGAAGAAGTCCCAGAAGGCGCGTCGCAGGGAAAAGAAGAACATCCCGCACGCCCACGCGCACATCAAGAGCACGTTCAACAACACGATCGTGTCGATCACCGACCCCAGCGGCAACGTCATCTCCTGGGCGTCGTCGGGCCACGTCGGGTTCAAGGGCTCGCGCAAGTCGACCCCGTTCGCCGCCCAGCTGGCCGCCGAGAACGCTGCCCGCAAGGCGCAGGAGAACGGCGTCAAGAAGGTCGACGTGTTCGTCAAGGGCCCGGGCTCGGGCCGCGAGACCGCGATCCGTTCGCTGCAGGCCGCAGGCCTGGAAGTCGGCACGATCTCCGATGTCACCCCGCAGCCGCACAACGGCTGCCGTCCGCCCAAGCGGCGTCGCGTCTAATAGCGGGAAAGGAAGTAGAACGACATGGCCCGTTATACCGGACCCATCACCCGCAAGTCGCGGCGTCTCCGCGTCGACCTGGTCGGCGGCGACAAAGCCTTCGAGCGGCGCCCCTACCCGCCCGGCCAGCACGGCCGGGCGCGGATCAAGGAGAGCGAGTACCTGCTCCAGCTGCAGGAGAAGCAGAAGGCCCGCTTCTCCTACGGCGTCATGGAGAAGCAGTTCCGCCGCTACTACGAAGAGGCGAACCGCCAGAAGGGCAAGACGGGTGACAACCTGCTCCGCCTGCTGGAGACCCGCCTCGACAACGTCGTGTACCGCGCAGGCATCGCGCGCACCCGCCGGCAGGCCCGTCAGCTCGTGAGCCACGGCCACTTCCTGGTCAACGGCATCAAGGTCGACGTGCCCAGCTACCGCGTGAGCCAGTACGACATCATCGATGTCAAGGAGAAGTCGCTCCCGACGCTGCCCTTCCAGGTGGCGCGCGAGACCGTCGGCGACCGGCCCCTCCCGGGCTGGCTGCAGGTGCTCCCGGGCCGGCTGCGGATCCTGATCCACCAGGAGCCGGAGCGCGCCCAGATCGATGTGCCGCTGCAGGAACAGCTGATCGTCGAGTACTACTCGAAGTAGGTCAGCGCTGCTGGTGCGTGGCCGCCGTCCGCGGCGGCCACGCGCAACACCCCCACCACGAGGCGTCAAATAGCGGGCGCCCACACAGGAGGATCCCATGCTGATTTCCCAGCGTCCGACGCTGACCGAAGAGGTCGTGGCGGAGAACCGCTCGAGGTTCACCATCGAACCGCTCGAGCCGGGCTTCGGCTACACCCTCGGCAACTCGCTGCGCCGTACCCTGCTGTCCTCGATCCCGGGGGCCGCGGTCACGAGCATCCGCATCGACGGCGTGCTCCACGAGTTCACCACCGTCCCCGGGGTGAAGGAGGATGTCACCGACATCATCCTGAACCTCAAGGGCCTGGTCGTGTCCTCGGAGGAGGACGAGCCGGTGACGATGTACGTCCGCAAGCAGGGCCCGGGCACCGTCACCGCCGGTGACATCGTGCCCCCGGCGGGTGTCGTCGTACACAACCCGGACATGCACATCGCCACCCTGAACGACAAGGGCAAGCTCGAGATCGAGCTGGTCGTCGAGCGGGGCCGCGGCTACGTGCCCGCCGTGCAGAACAAGGCGTCCGGCGCGGAGATCGGCCGGATCCCGGTCGATTCGATCTACTCGCCGGTGCTCAAGGTGACCTACAAGGTCGAGGCCACCCGCGTCGAGCAGCGCACCGACTTCGACCGGCTCGTCCTCGACGTCGAGACCAAGAACTCCATCACCGCGCGGGACGCGCTCGCTTCGGCGGGCAAGACCCTGGTCGAGCTCTTCGGCCTGGCCCGCGAGCTGAACGTGGAGGCCGAGGGCATCGAGATCGGGCCGTCGCCCGCCGAGGCGGATCACATCGCCTCGTTCGGGCTGCCGATCGAGGACCTGGATCTCACCGTCCGCTCCTACAACTGCCTCAAGCGTGAGGGTGTGCACACGGTGGGCGAGCTCGTCGCCCGCACCGAGTCGGATCTGCTCGACATCCGCAACTTCGGCCAGAAGTCCATCGACGAGGTCAAGGTCAAGCTGCACGCGCTCGGCCTCTCGCTGAAGGACAGCCCGGCCTCGTTCGACCCGTCCTCCGTGGTCGGGTACGACGCGAACACCGGGACCTGGAGCGACAGCGGAACGTTCACCGACACCGACGGCGGCGAGCAGGACTACGCCGAGACCGAACAGCTCTAGGTCCGCGGGGAGGCATCCCCGGCTGCGGCCTCTCATAAGGAGTAATTCTCATGCCCAAGCCCAAGAAGGGTGCTCGCTTCGGCGGGTCGGCGTCGCACCAGAAGGCGATCTTCGCCAACCTGGCGACGGCGCTCTTCGAGCACGGTCGGATCACGACCACCGAATCCAAGGCCAAGGCGCTGCGGCCGTACGCCGAGAAGCTGGTCACCAAGGCGAAGGGCGGCACCCTCGCCGACCGTCGCGAGGTGCTCAAGGTGATCCGGAACAAGACCGTCGTGCACGAGCTGTTCGCCACGATCGGCCCGTCGTTCGAGGGTCGCGAAGGCGGCTACACCCGCATCACCAAGACGCTGCCGCGCAAGGGCGACAACGCCCCCATGGCCGTGATCGAGCTGGTCCGGGAGAAGACCGTGTCCAACGAGGCCGATCGCGCTCGCCGCGTGGCCTCCTCCAAGAAGGCCGAGCCGGTCGCCGAGGCGCCTGCCGTCGAGGAGACCGAGGTCGAGGAGACCGAGACCGAGGCCGCCGAGGCGCCCGAGGCCGAGGTTGCCGAAGCTGAGGCCGCCGAGGACAAGGCCGCCGAGGACAAGAAGGAATCCTGAGCTGACTCCGGATTCCGGCGACGAGCCCGTCACCCGCGAGGGGGGCGGGCTCGTTCGCGTGCGGCTCGACATCGCCTACGACGGGACCGAGTTCACCGGGTGGGCTCGGCAGCCCGGGCTGCGGACCGTGCAGGGGGTGCTGGAGGAGTCGCTGAGCAAGGTTTTCCGCTCGCCGGTTCAGCTCACCGTGGCGGGGCGCACCGATGCGGGGGTGCACGCGGAGGGGCAGGTCGCGCACTTCGACACCGCCGGGGAGTTCGACGGGGCCAAGCTGGTGCATCGGCTGGCTCGGTTCCTGCCCAAGGATGTTCGGGTCACCGGTGCCCGGCTCGCGCCCGCGGATTTCGATGCTCGGTTCTCCGCTGTGCGGCGGCACTACGTCTATCGGCTGACCACCGCGCCGTACGGTGCCGATCCGCTCGCCGCGCGCGGGGTGGTGGCCGCCAAGGGCGGCCTCGATGTGGAGGCCATGCGTGTGGCCTCGCGGAAATTGCTTGGCCTCAACGATTTCGCGGCCTTCTGCAAGCGGCGCGAGGGGGCGACCACGGTGCGGGAGTTGCAGCGCTACGACTGGGAGCACTCCGGGTACGCGCTCACCGCTTTCGTCAGCGCCGATGCTTTCTGCTGGTCCATGGTGCGGAGTCTGGTCGGCGCGGTGCTGGCTGTGGGGGAGGGGCGGCGGACGCCCGAGTGGGTCGGGAGTCTGCTGCTCGAGCGGGAGCGGTCCAGTTCGATCACCGTCGCCCCGGCGCACGGGCTCAGCCTTGTCGCCGTCGACTACCCCGCCGACGCGGATCTCGCCGCGCGCAACGCGCAGACCCGGGAGATGCGCACCGTGCCCGGGCCGGGGTGCTGCGGCGGCTGATCTCGCATCCGCCTCCGGCGGCTCGACTGATTTTCGCGCTGGGCGACTTGCTCGTGGCCGCGCGCGGATTGGGCTCGTCTCAGAAACAAGTCGAGCCGCCGGAGGCGGATGCGAGAGTAGCGGCACCGGCCTCCGGCTCAGGAGCGGACGAGGCGGGCTATGGCGTCGGTCGCCTCTTTGATCTTCGCCTCCGCTTCCGGGCCGCCCGCGACGGCGGCGTCGACGACGCAGTGGCTGATGTGGTCCTCGAGCAGCCCGACCGCCACCGCCTGCAGCGCCTTCGTCATGGCGGAGACCTGGGTGAGGATGTCGATGCAGTACTTCTCCTCCTCGACCATCCGCTGCAGCCCGCGCGCCTGGCCCTCGATGCGGCGCAGCCGCTTGAGGTAGTCGTCCTTCGCGGTGATGTAGCCGTGCCCGGTGTGGTCGTGCTCGCGGCTGGCGTCGGTCACCGGCCCTCCTCATCTGGTTCGATACCCCCCAAGGGTACAGCAACCACCGGCTCGGCCGCCCGGTTCGCGACCGCGAGACCGGCCACCACCAGCACCGATCCGAC is a window encoding:
- the infA gene encoding translation initiation factor IF-1 is translated as MAKKDGAIEVEGRVVEPLPNAMFRIELENGHKVLAHISGKMRQHYIRILPEDRVVVELSPYDLSRGRIVYRYK
- the rpmJ gene encoding 50S ribosomal protein L36; the encoded protein is MKVQPSVKKICEKCKVIRRHGRVMVICENLRHKQRQG
- the rpsM gene encoding 30S ribosomal protein S13, producing the protein MARLMGVDLPREKRMEIALTYIFGIGRTRSHEILAATGVSPDLRSKDLSDDDLTRLRDYIEASDLKVEGDLRREVQADIRRKIEIGCYQGIRHRRGLPVRGQRTKTNARTRKGPKKTVAGKKK
- the rpsK gene encoding 30S ribosomal protein S11, whose amino-acid sequence is MPPKSRASGPKKSQKARRREKKNIPHAHAHIKSTFNNTIVSITDPSGNVISWASSGHVGFKGSRKSTPFAAQLAAENAARKAQENGVKKVDVFVKGPGSGRETAIRSLQAAGLEVGTISDVTPQPHNGCRPPKRRRV
- the rpsD gene encoding 30S ribosomal protein S4 → MARYTGPITRKSRRLRVDLVGGDKAFERRPYPPGQHGRARIKESEYLLQLQEKQKARFSYGVMEKQFRRYYEEANRQKGKTGDNLLRLLETRLDNVVYRAGIARTRRQARQLVSHGHFLVNGIKVDVPSYRVSQYDIIDVKEKSLPTLPFQVARETVGDRPLPGWLQVLPGRLRILIHQEPERAQIDVPLQEQLIVEYYSK
- a CDS encoding DNA-directed RNA polymerase subunit alpha; protein product: MLISQRPTLTEEVVAENRSRFTIEPLEPGFGYTLGNSLRRTLLSSIPGAAVTSIRIDGVLHEFTTVPGVKEDVTDIILNLKGLVVSSEEDEPVTMYVRKQGPGTVTAGDIVPPAGVVVHNPDMHIATLNDKGKLEIELVVERGRGYVPAVQNKASGAEIGRIPVDSIYSPVLKVTYKVEATRVEQRTDFDRLVLDVETKNSITARDALASAGKTLVELFGLARELNVEAEGIEIGPSPAEADHIASFGLPIEDLDLTVRSYNCLKREGVHTVGELVARTESDLLDIRNFGQKSIDEVKVKLHALGLSLKDSPASFDPSSVVGYDANTGTWSDSGTFTDTDGGEQDYAETEQL
- the rplQ gene encoding 50S ribosomal protein L17, with the translated sequence MPKPKKGARFGGSASHQKAIFANLATALFEHGRITTTESKAKALRPYAEKLVTKAKGGTLADRREVLKVIRNKTVVHELFATIGPSFEGREGGYTRITKTLPRKGDNAPMAVIELVREKTVSNEADRARRVASSKKAEPVAEAPAVEETEVEETETEAAEAPEAEVAEAEAAEDKAAEDKKES
- the truA gene encoding tRNA pseudouridine(38-40) synthase TruA; protein product: MTPDSGDEPVTREGGGLVRVRLDIAYDGTEFTGWARQPGLRTVQGVLEESLSKVFRSPVQLTVAGRTDAGVHAEGQVAHFDTAGEFDGAKLVHRLARFLPKDVRVTGARLAPADFDARFSAVRRHYVYRLTTAPYGADPLAARGVVAAKGGLDVEAMRVASRKLLGLNDFAAFCKRREGATTVRELQRYDWEHSGYALTAFVSADAFCWSMVRSLVGAVLAVGEGRRTPEWVGSLLLERERSSSITVAPAHGLSLVAVDYPADADLAARNAQTREMRTVPGPGCCGG
- a CDS encoding metal-sensitive transcriptional regulator, with protein sequence MTDASREHDHTGHGYITAKDDYLKRLRRIEGQARGLQRMVEEEKYCIDILTQVSAMTKALQAVAVGLLEDHISHCVVDAAVAGGPEAEAKIKEATDAIARLVRS